A stretch of the Dyella telluris genome encodes the following:
- the rimK gene encoding 30S ribosomal protein S6--L-glutamate ligase, with the protein MKIAILSRNTRLYSTQRLVDVARERGHVVRVLDPLRCYVRIAPGNMSIRYKGKAIKGIDAVIPRIGVTSTFYGTAVLRQLEMMGVYTPNPSDAVLSARDKLRSLQILAAKGLAMPATVFGDNPDDTADVLAMLGEPPHVIKLNEGSQGTGVVLAEKRSASQSVIEAFRGLYANFLVQEFIAEAKGTDLRCFVVGKKVVAAMQREASPGEFRANIHRGATARAATLSAEERRIAVRAASALGLGVAGVDMLRSKRGPLILEVNASPGLEGIESASGVDVAGAIIHYLETEAGASLQTPARRRSQRA; encoded by the coding sequence ATGAAGATCGCCATTCTCTCGCGCAACACCCGGCTCTATTCGACCCAGCGGCTGGTCGACGTCGCGCGTGAGCGCGGCCATGTGGTGCGCGTGCTTGACCCGTTGCGCTGCTATGTGCGCATCGCGCCGGGCAACATGTCCATCCGCTACAAGGGCAAGGCGATCAAGGGCATCGATGCGGTCATCCCGCGCATCGGCGTCACCAGCACGTTCTACGGCACCGCCGTGCTGCGCCAGCTGGAAATGATGGGGGTGTACACGCCCAACCCGTCCGACGCCGTGCTCAGTGCCCGCGACAAGCTGCGTTCGCTGCAGATCCTTGCCGCCAAGGGGCTGGCCATGCCGGCTACCGTGTTCGGCGACAACCCGGACGACACCGCCGATGTGCTGGCCATGCTGGGCGAGCCGCCGCATGTCATCAAACTCAACGAGGGCAGCCAGGGCACGGGCGTGGTGCTGGCGGAAAAGCGCAGCGCTTCGCAGAGCGTCATCGAGGCCTTCCGCGGCCTGTATGCCAACTTCCTCGTGCAGGAGTTCATCGCCGAGGCCAAGGGCACCGACCTGCGTTGTTTCGTGGTGGGCAAGAAGGTGGTCGCCGCCATGCAGCGCGAGGCCAGCCCCGGCGAGTTCCGCGCCAATATCCATCGGGGCGCCACGGCCCGGGCCGCCACGCTAAGCGCCGAGGAGCGCCGCATCGCGGTCCGTGCCGCCTCGGCCCTGGGACTGGGCGTAGCCGGCGTGGACATGCTTCGCTCCAAGCGGGGGCCGTTGATCCTCGAAGTGAACGCCTCGCCGGGCCTGGAAGGCATTGAATCGGCGTCGGGCGTGGACGTGGCTGGGGCCATCATCCACTACCTGGAAACCGAGGCCGGCGCATCCCTCCAGACCCCCGCCAGGCGCCGCTCGCAGCGCGCATAG
- a CDS encoding response regulator transcription factor translates to MRVLVIEDNSDIATNIGDYLEDRGHVVDFAGDGVTGLHLAVVHDFDVIVLDLTLPGMDGLDVARKLRHEAHKQTPILMLTARDALEQKLTGFESGADDYMTKPFALQELAARLEVLARRGKGPQSRVLKVGDLTYNLDTLTVTREGKSIQLNPIGLKLLQALMEASPSVVTRQDLEQRVWGEELPDSDSLRVHIHGLRAAIDKPFEKPLIHTRHGIGYRMVEPDAVQA, encoded by the coding sequence ATGCGCGTACTGGTGATCGAAGACAACAGCGATATCGCCACCAACATCGGCGATTATCTGGAAGACCGCGGCCATGTGGTCGATTTCGCCGGCGATGGCGTAACCGGCCTGCACTTGGCCGTGGTGCATGATTTCGACGTGATCGTGCTCGATCTCACGCTGCCCGGCATGGACGGCCTGGATGTTGCCCGCAAGCTGCGCCATGAAGCGCACAAGCAGACACCCATCCTCATGTTGACCGCCCGCGACGCCCTGGAGCAGAAGCTCACCGGGTTCGAGTCGGGTGCCGACGACTACATGACCAAGCCGTTCGCCCTGCAGGAACTGGCGGCGCGCCTGGAAGTGCTGGCCCGTCGCGGCAAGGGCCCACAGAGCCGCGTGTTGAAGGTGGGCGACCTCACCTACAACCTCGACACGCTCACCGTGACCCGCGAAGGCAAGTCGATCCAGCTCAACCCGATCGGCCTGAAGCTTCTGCAGGCGCTGATGGAGGCCAGCCCCTCGGTGGTGACCCGCCAGGATCTGGAGCAGCGCGTGTGGGGCGAAGAGCTGCCCGACAGCGATTCGCTGCGCGTGCACATCCATGGCCTGCGCGCAGCCATCGACAAGCCTTTCGAAAAGCCGCTGATCCATACGCGGCATGGCATCGGATACCGGATGGTCGAACCGGATGCAGTCCAGGCGTAA
- a CDS encoding sensor histidine kinase, with the protein MQSRRKLRFRLIVSFALFGFGLSALFAFAALNIRTRVEDQLVNSSLLDDARWANQQAQQHPGTPAGSRLLTGSMYSDRTIYRAPLSWQNLDNGVHDIYENDQDGQRRHYKLAVYRENGIISFLRYDVSREELGKQQLIISVIGAVFLFGLLSLVLGFWLSRKVLKPVSELARRLRDFRKTGKAEPLAPDFADDEVGELALALDEYSQRLTAMVERDREFNSDVSHELRTPLAVISSTTELLQGSPDLTDKLRERLKRIERSSRQATELIEALLLLSRAERRGPTRGETTEVAKVASDVIESQRPQMRDKPLEVELIVRQPVSINAPASVLAVALTNLIGNAIKYTLEGRVTVEVSGDRIEVIDTGPGIKPEDAERLFQRGVRGEGAGGSGAGLGLAIVRRLCDLYGWDVSMRPRTGTNGAVASIVFK; encoded by the coding sequence ATGCAGTCCAGGCGTAAGCTCAGGTTTCGCCTGATTGTCTCCTTCGCGCTGTTCGGCTTCGGCCTCAGCGCGTTGTTCGCTTTTGCCGCGCTCAACATCCGCACCCGGGTGGAGGACCAGCTGGTCAACTCCAGCCTGCTGGACGACGCCCGCTGGGCCAACCAGCAGGCCCAGCAGCACCCGGGGACGCCCGCGGGGTCGCGCCTGCTGACCGGCAGCATGTACAGCGATCGCACCATTTATCGGGCGCCGCTGTCGTGGCAGAACCTGGACAACGGCGTCCACGACATCTACGAGAACGACCAGGACGGCCAGCGTCGTCACTACAAACTGGCCGTTTATCGGGAAAACGGCATCATCAGCTTTCTGCGCTACGACGTGTCGCGCGAAGAGCTGGGCAAGCAGCAGCTGATCATCAGCGTGATCGGCGCCGTGTTCCTGTTCGGCCTGTTGTCGCTGGTGCTTGGTTTCTGGCTTTCGCGCAAGGTGCTCAAGCCGGTGAGCGAGCTGGCGCGCCGGCTGCGGGATTTCCGCAAGACCGGCAAGGCCGAACCGCTGGCGCCGGATTTTGCCGACGACGAAGTGGGCGAGCTGGCACTGGCGCTGGACGAGTACTCGCAGCGACTCACCGCCATGGTCGAGCGCGACCGCGAATTCAATTCCGACGTGAGCCACGAGCTGCGTACGCCACTGGCCGTCATTTCCAGCACCACCGAGCTGCTGCAGGGCTCGCCCGACCTGACCGACAAACTGCGCGAGCGCCTCAAGCGCATCGAGCGTTCCTCGCGCCAGGCTACCGAGCTGATCGAGGCCTTGCTGCTGCTCTCCCGTGCGGAGCGACGTGGCCCGACCCGTGGCGAAACCACGGAAGTGGCGAAAGTGGCCTCGGACGTCATCGAAAGCCAGCGTCCGCAGATGCGCGACAAGCCGCTGGAAGTGGAGTTGATCGTCAGGCAGCCGGTAAGCATCAATGCGCCGGCATCGGTGCTGGCGGTGGCGCTGACCAACCTGATCGGCAACGCCATCAAGTACACGCTCGAAGGGCGCGTCACCGTGGAGGTGAGCGGCGACCGCATCGAGGTGATCGACACCGGTCCGGGCATCAAGCCCGAGGATGCGGAGCGCCTGTTCCAGCGCGGCGTGCGTGGCGAAGGCGCGGGCGGCAGCGGTGCGGGCCTGGGCCTGGCGATCGTGCGTCGCCTGTGCGATCTCTACGGTTGGGATGTCTCGATGCGTCCGCGCACCGGTACGAACGGCGCCGTCGCGAGCATTGTATTCAAGTAG
- a CDS encoding branched-chain amino acid transaminase, which produces MAQQYPDWIWQNGTIKPWQDATVHVMAHALHYGSSVFEGIRSYATPDGAAIFRLTDHLKRLYQSAKIYDMVLPYSQDELAAACREVVRKNGLSAAYLRPVAYRGLGGFGLSAETPIDVAVAAWAMGPYLGPEALETGIEACVSSWQRFAPNTIPAGAKAGGNYLSGQLIAREARRLGFGEGIAMASTGLLSEGAGENLFLVFDGVLHTTPASASILTGITRDTLKTLAHEDGIEVVERDIPREYLYLCDELLMCGTAAEITPIRSVDGKQIGNGKAGRVTRRLQELFFGLFTGKTNDQWGWLEPL; this is translated from the coding sequence ATGGCGCAGCAGTACCCCGACTGGATCTGGCAGAACGGCACCATCAAGCCCTGGCAGGACGCCACCGTCCACGTGATGGCGCACGCCCTGCACTACGGCTCCTCGGTATTCGAGGGCATCCGCAGCTACGCAACGCCGGATGGCGCGGCCATCTTCCGCCTGACCGATCACCTCAAGCGCCTGTACCAGTCGGCCAAGATCTACGACATGGTCCTGCCCTATTCGCAGGACGAGCTGGCCGCGGCCTGCCGCGAGGTGGTGCGCAAGAACGGCCTGTCCGCCGCATACCTGCGTCCGGTCGCGTATCGCGGCCTGGGCGGCTTTGGCCTGTCGGCCGAGACGCCGATCGACGTGGCCGTCGCCGCCTGGGCCATGGGCCCCTACCTCGGCCCCGAAGCTCTGGAAACCGGTATCGAGGCCTGCGTGTCGAGCTGGCAGCGCTTTGCACCGAACACCATTCCGGCCGGCGCCAAGGCCGGCGGCAATTACCTCTCTGGCCAGCTGATCGCGCGCGAAGCGCGCCGCCTGGGCTTTGGCGAGGGCATCGCCATGGCGTCCACCGGCCTGCTCAGCGAAGGCGCCGGCGAGAACCTGTTCCTGGTGTTCGATGGCGTGCTGCACACCACGCCGGCCAGCGCCTCCATCCTCACCGGCATCACGCGCGACACGCTCAAGACGCTGGCCCACGAGGACGGCATTGAAGTGGTCGAGCGCGACATCCCGCGCGAATACCTCTACCTGTGCGACGAACTGCTGATGTGCGGCACGGCGGCGGAAATCACCCCGATCCGCTCGGTGGACGGCAAGCAGATCGGCAACGGCAAGGCCGGCCGCGTCACGCGACGCCTGCAGGAGCTGTTCTTCGGCCTGTTCACCGGCAAGACCAACGACCAGTGGGGTTGGCTGGAGCCGCTGTAA
- a CDS encoding DUF4124 domain-containing protein, which yields MKRVWLALLLFLLPLCAMAQDGIHRCIGPDGNPLFTDQPCAALQATPVNTPSPTATAPVTQGTPTTATAPPAITCAGSVSDLRQSMVDAFATRDPNRLAGLMIWNGYGRDAVVADIRSLGSLMQRPLLDIKTSDEDDPPPPATSIGTDAPDDHAAAKPRPGEADQLIVHTAGNDGSGAPHESRFTIVRRSGCLWLRAAG from the coding sequence ATGAAACGAGTCTGGCTGGCGCTGTTGCTGTTCCTGCTGCCCCTTTGCGCCATGGCGCAGGACGGCATTCACCGCTGCATCGGCCCCGATGGCAATCCGTTGTTCACCGACCAGCCTTGCGCTGCCTTGCAGGCGACGCCGGTGAACACGCCATCGCCAACGGCCACCGCGCCGGTGACGCAAGGCACTCCCACCACAGCCACCGCACCGCCTGCGATCACCTGCGCCGGATCGGTCAGCGACCTGCGGCAGAGCATGGTCGATGCGTTCGCCACGCGTGATCCGAATCGACTGGCGGGCCTGATGATCTGGAACGGCTACGGACGCGATGCCGTGGTGGCCGACATCCGCTCACTGGGATCGCTGATGCAGCGCCCCCTGCTGGATATCAAGACGTCGGACGAGGACGATCCGCCCCCGCCGGCGACCAGCATAGGCACTGACGCGCCGGATGATCATGCGGCCGCAAAACCACGCCCGGGCGAGGCCGACCAGCTGATCGTGCATACCGCCGGCAACGACGGCAGCGGCGCGCCGCATGAAAGCCGCTTCACCATCGTGCGTCGCTCGGGTTGCCTCTGGTTGCGCGCCGCCGGCTGA
- the metF gene encoding methylenetetrahydrofolate reductase [NAD(P)H], which translates to MPPISFEFFPPKTDEQRAQLDQAANLLKAHVPEYVSVTFGAGGSTLSYTGETVHRLHATHGLAVAPHLSCVGGTRAELAALLDDYRAAGYRRIVALRGDLPSGMATPGDFRYASELVRFIREHSGDHFHIEVAAYPETHPQADDALADLRHFKTKVDAGANGAITQYFFNPDAYFRFVDDVQRLGVNVPIVPGIMPIANFSQLKRFSDMCGAEIPRWIAKRMQAHGDDAASVRELGADVVAQLCRRLLDGGAPGLHFYTLNRARATRAILDRLHG; encoded by the coding sequence ATGCCACCCATCAGCTTTGAGTTCTTCCCGCCCAAGACCGACGAACAGCGCGCCCAACTCGACCAGGCTGCGAATCTGCTCAAGGCGCACGTGCCTGAATACGTATCGGTGACGTTCGGCGCGGGCGGGTCCACGCTGAGCTATACGGGGGAAACGGTGCATCGCCTGCATGCCACGCACGGGCTGGCGGTGGCGCCGCATCTTTCCTGCGTGGGTGGCACCCGCGCCGAGCTGGCGGCCTTGCTTGATGACTATCGCGCCGCCGGCTACCGCCGCATCGTGGCGCTGCGCGGCGACCTGCCCTCGGGCATGGCCACGCCGGGCGACTTCCGTTATGCCTCGGAGCTGGTGCGTTTCATCCGCGAGCACTCGGGCGACCACTTCCACATCGAGGTGGCGGCCTATCCGGAAACGCACCCGCAAGCCGACGACGCGCTGGCCGACCTGCGCCACTTCAAGACCAAGGTGGACGCCGGCGCCAATGGCGCCATCACGCAGTACTTCTTCAACCCCGATGCGTACTTCCGTTTCGTCGACGACGTGCAGCGTCTGGGTGTGAACGTGCCCATCGTGCCGGGCATCATGCCCATCGCGAATTTCTCGCAACTCAAGCGCTTCTCCGACATGTGCGGCGCGGAAATCCCGCGCTGGATCGCCAAGCGCATGCAGGCACACGGAGACGATGCGGCGTCGGTACGCGAACTGGGCGCCGATGTGGTGGCGCAGCTGTGTCGCCGCCTGCTCGACGGCGGTGCCCCGGGCCTGCACTTCTACACCTTGAATCGCGCCCGAGCGACGCGCGCGATCCTCGACCGGTTGCACGGATAA
- the ccoN gene encoding cytochrome-c oxidase, cbb3-type subunit I, giving the protein MAGVEGSYNDKVIRQFSVMTVVWGVVGMLVGVVIAAQLYWPALNFDVPWLSYGRLRPLHTNAVIFAFGGSALFATSLYTVQRTCHVRLISDKLASFVFWGWQLVIVAAAITLPLGYTQGKEYAELEWPIDLLITIVWVAYAVLFFGTIARRKVKHIYVANWFYGAYIITIALLHVVNNVAIPAGWFKSYSVYSGAVDAMVQWWYGHNAVGFFLTTAFLGMMYYFVPKQAERPIYSYRLSIVHFWALIAIYMWAGPHHLQYTALPDWAQNLGMVFSLVLLAPSWGGAINGILTLSGVWYKLRTDPILKFLVVSLSFYMMSTFEGPMMSIKTVNSLSHYTDWTIGHVHAGALGWVAMISIGSIYAMLPRLLRLPKMYSIKLIDLHFWLHTIGVVVYIAAMWIAGVTQGLMWRATDPDTGTLVYSFVEALNATRPYYLFRLGGGLIVLSGMFVMGWNVFKTFRMAAASTEPQPLLAPDAADARA; this is encoded by the coding sequence ATGGCGGGCGTCGAGGGGAGTTATAACGACAAGGTCATACGACAGTTCTCTGTCATGACCGTGGTCTGGGGTGTGGTCGGCATGCTGGTGGGCGTGGTCATCGCCGCCCAGCTGTACTGGCCCGCCCTCAATTTCGACGTGCCCTGGCTGAGCTACGGCCGGCTGCGTCCGCTGCACACCAATGCGGTGATCTTCGCCTTCGGTGGCAGCGCCCTGTTCGCCACCAGCCTGTACACGGTGCAGCGCACCTGCCATGTACGGCTGATCTCCGACAAGCTCGCCTCGTTCGTGTTCTGGGGCTGGCAACTGGTCATCGTGGCTGCCGCCATTACCCTGCCGCTGGGCTACACGCAGGGCAAGGAATACGCGGAACTCGAGTGGCCCATCGACCTGCTGATCACCATCGTATGGGTGGCCTACGCGGTGCTGTTCTTCGGCACCATCGCCAGGCGCAAGGTGAAGCACATCTACGTCGCCAACTGGTTCTACGGCGCGTACATCATCACCATCGCGCTGCTCCACGTGGTCAACAACGTCGCTATCCCGGCCGGCTGGTTCAAGTCGTACTCGGTGTACTCGGGTGCGGTCGATGCGATGGTGCAGTGGTGGTACGGCCATAACGCCGTGGGTTTCTTCCTGACCACGGCCTTCCTCGGCATGATGTATTACTTCGTGCCCAAGCAGGCCGAGCGACCGATCTACTCGTATCGGTTGTCGATCGTGCACTTCTGGGCACTGATCGCCATCTACATGTGGGCTGGCCCGCACCATCTGCAGTACACGGCCCTGCCGGACTGGGCGCAGAACCTGGGCATGGTGTTCTCGCTGGTGCTGCTGGCGCCGTCGTGGGGTGGTGCCATCAACGGCATCCTTACCCTGTCCGGTGTCTGGTACAAGCTGCGCACCGATCCCATTCTCAAGTTCCTCGTCGTCTCGCTCTCGTTCTACATGATGAGCACGTTCGAGGGGCCGATGATGTCGATCAAGACGGTCAACTCACTCAGCCACTACACCGACTGGACCATCGGTCACGTGCACGCCGGTGCGCTGGGCTGGGTCGCCATGATTTCGATCGGTTCGATCTACGCCATGCTGCCGCGCCTGTTGCGGCTGCCGAAGATGTACTCGATCAAGCTGATCGACCTGCACTTCTGGCTGCACACCATTGGCGTGGTCGTGTACATCGCCGCCATGTGGATCGCCGGTGTCACGCAGGGCCTGATGTGGCGCGCCACCGATCCGGATACCGGCACGCTGGTCTACTCGTTCGTCGAAGCGCTCAACGCCACCAGGCCTTACTACCTGTTCCGTCTGGGTGGTGGCCTGATCGTGTTGTCCGGCATGTTCGTGATGGGCTGGAACGTGTTCAAGACCTTCCGCATGGCTGCCGCGAGCACCGAGCCGCAACCGCTGCTGGCGCCCGATGCCGCCGACGCCCGTGCCTGA
- the ccoO gene encoding cytochrome-c oxidase, cbb3-type subunit II, with product MSQTHAKLEKNIGLMAILVAVAVSFGGLAEIVPLMFQAETIKPLPGIKPYPALELAGRDVYVREGCYNCHSQMVRTLRFETERYGHYSLAGESVYDHPFQWGSKRTGPDLARVGLRGYSDDWHRAHLHNPRDVVPESNMPAYPWLAQNKLDGTEVAQHMRALKRIGDPYSDEDIAGAAKAVEGKTELDAVIAYLQALGTHVSQADMQAAEGVE from the coding sequence ATGAGTCAGACACACGCGAAACTCGAAAAGAACATCGGCCTCATGGCCATCCTGGTGGCCGTGGCCGTCTCCTTTGGCGGCCTCGCCGAGATCGTGCCGCTGATGTTCCAGGCCGAAACCATCAAGCCTTTGCCCGGCATCAAGCCGTATCCCGCGCTGGAGTTGGCGGGCCGCGACGTGTACGTGCGCGAGGGCTGCTACAACTGCCACTCGCAGATGGTGCGCACGCTGCGCTTTGAAACGGAGCGTTACGGCCATTATTCGCTGGCGGGCGAATCGGTCTATGACCATCCGTTCCAATGGGGCAGCAAGCGCACTGGCCCGGATCTGGCCCGCGTCGGCCTGCGCGGCTATTCCGACGACTGGCATCGCGCGCATCTCCACAACCCGCGCGATGTCGTGCCCGAATCCAATATGCCGGCCTACCCATGGCTCGCGCAAAACAAGCTGGATGGCACCGAAGTCGCGCAGCACATGCGTGCGCTCAAGCGTATCGGCGACCCCTACAGCGACGAGGACATTGCTGGCGCAGCCAAGGCGGTCGAAGGCAAGACCGAACTCGATGCCGTGATCGCCTACCTGCAGGCGCTGGGCACGCACGTGTCGCAGGCCGACATGCAGGCTGCCGAAGGAGTGGAGTGA
- a CDS encoding cbb3-type cytochrome c oxidase subunit 3, translating into MVPGLITAVLLVLFVGGSIWLWRPSVKPAMDAAAQMPLDDDKEETA; encoded by the coding sequence ATGGTGCCTGGACTGATTACCGCCGTCCTGCTGGTGCTCTTCGTGGGAGGCAGCATCTGGCTGTGGCGGCCGAGCGTGAAGCCGGCGATGGACGCAGCGGCCCAGATGCCGCTGGACGATGACAAGGAGGAGACCGCATGA
- the ccoP gene encoding cytochrome-c oxidase, cbb3-type subunit III, which produces MTSGWTWYVIAIVVLNLVGCVWLLRGNTRRSPSDPRPDETGHVWDGDITEYNKPLPRWWINLFYITIVFAVGYLLWFGVGTFHGYGNWSSKKELALDEAAENARLDDALKLYAGKPIDVLAQDPGAVAMGRTIFINRCAACHGSSGHGATGFPDLTDDIWHWGGTPHRILETIQEGRQAVMPAWGTTLTAQGGPTAVDDTIAYVLSLSRPDQPKDAATERGEKLFATICVACHGPQGKGNQVVGAPDLTDNYWLYGSSKASLRKTLNEGRQGAMPAWKPILGDTRTRLVGAYVWTLSPHKDAPPAGAVVAE; this is translated from the coding sequence ATGACTTCCGGATGGACCTGGTACGTCATCGCCATCGTGGTGCTCAACCTGGTTGGTTGCGTGTGGCTCTTGCGCGGCAACACCAGGCGCAGCCCATCCGATCCCAGGCCCGACGAAACGGGCCACGTATGGGACGGCGACATCACCGAATACAACAAGCCGCTGCCGCGCTGGTGGATCAACCTGTTCTACATCACCATCGTGTTCGCGGTGGGCTACCTGCTGTGGTTTGGCGTGGGTACCTTCCACGGCTACGGCAACTGGAGTTCGAAGAAGGAGCTGGCGCTGGACGAAGCCGCGGAGAACGCACGCCTCGACGACGCGCTGAAGCTCTATGCGGGCAAACCCATCGACGTGCTGGCCCAGGATCCGGGCGCCGTCGCGATGGGTCGAACCATCTTCATCAACCGCTGCGCGGCGTGTCATGGTTCGAGCGGCCATGGCGCCACCGGCTTTCCCGATCTTACCGATGACATCTGGCATTGGGGCGGTACGCCTCATCGCATCCTGGAGACCATCCAGGAAGGCCGTCAGGCCGTGATGCCTGCCTGGGGCACCACGCTGACCGCACAAGGTGGTCCCACCGCGGTCGACGACACCATTGCGTACGTGCTTTCGCTGTCCAGACCCGACCAGCCGAAGGACGCAGCAACCGAACGCGGCGAGAAACTGTTTGCCACCATCTGCGTGGCCTGCCATGGCCCGCAGGGCAAGGGCAACCAGGTCGTCGGCGCGCCGGATCTCACCGACAACTACTGGCTTTACGGCAGCAGCAAGGCCTCGTTGCGCAAGACCCTTAACGAAGGTCGCCAGGGCGCGATGCCGGCGTGGAAGCCGATCCTTGGCGATACGCGCACGCGCCTCGTGGGTGCTTACGTGTGGACGCTGTCACCACACAAGGATGCGCCCCCGGCTGGTGCCGTCGTGGCGGAATGA
- a CDS encoding 4Fe-4S dicluster domain-containing protein yields MSRRIPLQVIDDASDSYYVSERKVYPRDVSGRFNRLRVAAVAWLLGMFYLFPWLTWHGRQAVLLDLPARKFHIFGLLFLPQDFLFLAVLLIIAALALFFFTALAGRLFCGYACPQTAWTEVSLWIERWFEGDRNKRMKLDAGPWTREKVLRKSSRHATWALFSLWTGFTFVGYFSPIGDLARRMPSGWGGWEAFWILFYAFATWGNAGFLRQQVCKYMCPYARFQSAMFDRNTLIIAYDPMRGEPRGARKRGLQSVLERARGLLEKVTAYDYVFRASLHPSAADHRAQAGGTIALAGRGDTAEPLPKFTIEELGDCVDCTICVQVCPTGIDIRNGLQYECIACGACIDACDEVMGKVGYPRGLIRYSTQNQIDGKPGRVLRPRVFVYGALLLALMGGWFYGVTHRSSLMAEVLRDRNAMYSETVSGGIQNAYTLKLVNKAQQPHRFQIDVAPADVNGLGLIGGAKTIMAGSGEVLSVPITVATTSEVSGRHDVTFLVRDLDSDASVSVKSSFFGPLP; encoded by the coding sequence ATGAGTCGCCGCATTCCGCTTCAGGTCATCGATGATGCCAGCGATTCGTACTACGTCAGCGAACGCAAGGTCTACCCGCGTGACGTGTCGGGACGTTTCAATCGTCTTCGCGTGGCGGCTGTCGCGTGGCTGCTCGGCATGTTCTATCTGTTCCCCTGGCTGACCTGGCATGGACGGCAAGCGGTTCTGCTGGATCTTCCTGCGCGCAAGTTCCACATTTTCGGCCTGCTGTTCCTGCCGCAGGACTTTCTCTTTCTGGCAGTTCTGCTGATCATCGCGGCACTGGCCCTGTTCTTCTTTACCGCGCTGGCAGGGCGGTTGTTCTGTGGTTACGCCTGTCCCCAGACCGCGTGGACGGAAGTGTCGCTGTGGATCGAGCGCTGGTTCGAGGGTGACCGCAACAAGCGCATGAAGCTCGACGCGGGTCCGTGGACGCGCGAAAAGGTTCTTCGCAAAAGCAGCCGTCACGCCACCTGGGCGTTGTTCTCCCTGTGGACGGGCTTCACCTTCGTGGGCTACTTCAGTCCGATTGGCGACCTCGCCCGTCGCATGCCGTCTGGCTGGGGCGGGTGGGAGGCGTTCTGGATCCTGTTCTACGCCTTTGCGACCTGGGGCAACGCAGGCTTCCTGCGGCAACAGGTGTGCAAGTACATGTGTCCGTACGCGCGTTTCCAGAGTGCGATGTTCGATCGCAATACGCTGATCATTGCTTACGATCCCATGCGCGGCGAGCCGCGCGGTGCGCGCAAGCGAGGCCTGCAGAGTGTGCTCGAGCGGGCGCGGGGTCTGCTCGAAAAAGTCACGGCATACGACTATGTGTTCCGCGCCAGCCTGCATCCGTCAGCGGCCGATCATCGCGCGCAGGCAGGTGGCACCATTGCCCTCGCGGGCCGGGGTGATACGGCGGAGCCCTTGCCGAAGTTTACGATCGAGGAGCTGGGTGACTGCGTGGATTGCACTATCTGCGTGCAGGTATGCCCCACCGGCATCGACATTCGCAACGGGCTGCAATACGAATGCATTGCCTGCGGCGCCTGCATCGACGCCTGTGACGAGGTGATGGGGAAGGTGGGCTATCCCCGTGGCCTGATCCGTTACAGCACGCAGAACCAGATCGACGGCAAGCCGGGAAGGGTGCTTCGACCACGCGTCTTCGTGTATGGCGCGCTTCTGCTGGCACTGATGGGCGGCTGGTTCTATGGCGTCACCCATCGCAGCTCGTTGATGGCCGAGGTGTTGCGCGACCGCAACGCGATGTATAGCGAGACGGTGAGCGGCGGCATCCAGAATGCCTACACGCTCAAGCTGGTGAACAAGGCACAGCAGCCTCATCGCTTCCAGATCGACGTGGCCCCTGCCGACGTGAACGGGCTGGGCCTTATCGGCGGCGCGAAAACCATCATGGCAGGCAGCGGCGAAGTCCTGTCGGTGCCGATCACCGTGGCGACGACATCGGAGGTGAGCGGACGGCACGACGTGACCTTCCTCGTGCGTGACCTCGACAGCGATGCGTCGGTTTCCGTCAAAAGCAGTTTCTTTGGACCACTCCCATGA